In the genome of Bacillota bacterium, the window GAAGCGGTGGCATCCTGGTTCGGCCAGCCGGCCCATCTCCGCTTCATGCCCTGGGAGGAATGGCGCACCACCGTCTCCGAGCGAGAGGCGGCCGACACCTGGGATCACATTGCCCATAGCCCCAATTGTAGTATTGCCAAAGCCCGGCGCTTTCTGGATTACCAGCCCCGCTACAGCTCGCTGCAGGCCGTCTACGAGGCGGTGTGCTGGTTGATCGAGCACGGCGTCATTGATGGTTGAAGAAGAGGGCATGGAATCTGAACCCCCACGGCTAAAGGGGCTTGCGGCCGCCAGGACTATTGGTCAGGGTGTCGGGTTTGGTCAGAGTATGGAATGTATATAAAGCCGGTGTATATATGGTACAAATGTAAATGAAGATGAAGATGCTTAGATATTTTAGGAAGGGCTAATACTAAAGCGGGACACAGGTTGATCCCCTGCATTCAGAGCACGGGAAAACCCTTGCGCACCTGCACCTATAAGTCTAGATGGGAGCGGGTTTGGAGGCCGTAACTCTAGTGGGGATATGGAGCAGGAAATCCGCAGAAGCTACCCTCAAGGATGGCGCATATAAGAAGACGAAGTTAAAACGCAACCTGGGGGCTGTTGATTTGACGGCCCTGGGCATAGGCGCTATAATCGGGACGGGGATATTTGTTCTGACAGGAGTCGCAGCCGCCCGGTACGCGGGTCCCGCGGTGGTCCTATCTTTCATAGTATCCGGGATCGCAAGCGGCTTAGCGGCACTGAGCTATGCGGAGCTAGCCTCCATGGTGCCGGTGGCCGGCAGCGCATATACATATTCTTACGTCGCTCTTGGTGAGATCATTGCCTGGATCATTGGCTGGGATCTTATCCTGGAGTACGCGGTTTCGGCCGGAGCAGTGGCGATAGGCTGGTCAGGCTATTTCACTGATCTCTTGAAGGCTATAGGAATAGTCCTGCCCCGGTGGGCCACGTCGTCTCCTCTGATGGGAGGGGTAATCAACCTGCCCGCTGGATTGATAACCGCCATCATAACGTCGCTCCTTGTTTTTAGCACACGGGAAAGCTCCCATGCAAATAAGTTCATTGTGGCGATAAAGCTCCTCGCAGTTCTATTGTTCATAGGGATCGGGGCCTTTCACGTCAAGCCATCCAATTGGGTGCCCTTCGCTCCCAATGGCTGGTCCGGCATCATGACTGGCTCCGCCATTGTATTCTTCGCATATATAGGATTTGACGCAGTTTCAACCGCAGCCGAAGAGGTAAGAAACCCTCAAAGAGACCTTCCCACCGGCATCATCGCTTCCCTTGGCATCTCAACTATTCTCTACATAATAGTAGCAGGACTCCTTACCGGCATGGTAAGCTTCAAAAGGCTTGATACCCCTGCCCCTGTTGCCTTTGCCCTCCTCGAGGTAGGAGTCCCATGGGGCGCTGCAGCTATTTCAGTGGGCGCGCTGGCCGGTCTGACCAGCGTATTGCTTGTAACCATCTTCGCCCAGAGCCGCATATTCTTTGCGATGTCAAGAGACGGCCTCCTGCCTCATGTCTTTTCAAGAGTGCATGCTAAATTTGGTACTCCTTATATAATAACCATTGTAACGGGCACGGTGGTGGCCCTGATAGGGATGGTTTTACCGATTGGGATGGTTGCTGAACTGGCAAATATCGGCACGCTCACGGCCTTCATTTTAGTCTCGATAGGGATAATGATCCTACGGAAGACCCAGCCGAACCTTCGGAGGCCATTCAAGACGCCGCTCGTGCCCTTCACCCCCATTCTCACCATCGTTTTCTGTGCCTACCTCATAGTAAGCCTTCCCCGGGTAACCTGGATCCGGTTTGTAGTCTGGCTTGCCACTGGGTTCATGGTCTACTTTTTCTATGGGCGCCATCGCTCTATCGCGTCCCGGGAGGGGTGCTCTTAAAGAGAGTGCGTGAGCCCAGGGGGCTCCCCGGAATTTTTGGGAAAGAGTTTTTTAGTATTTTTGCATTTGGCCTGCATTTGGCCTGTTGACTTCCGCAATGCCTCGTGATAATATTATTAACAAAATTGCATATCACAGGAAAGCTCTTATCCAGAGTGGCTGAGGGACTGGCCCAATGACGCCCGGCAACCGGCGGCGGGTATCCGCTTGCGCGGTGCCAATTCCTGCAGGGTGTGCGCGTTACGCACCAAGCGCTGTGCTATGTGCTGGCTACAGACGCACGGGGACGTGTGAACGCGAGCCCTGAGAGATGAGAGGGGGAATGTCTGGTGCCTCTTCTCAATGCGAAGAGGCTATTTTATTTAGGTTGGTGCGGCGAGCCATGCGAGTACCATATACCAATTGAGTAAATTGGGAGAGCATTAACCGGATGGAGGCGCGATTTATGGGATTTAGGAGGACCTACGAAGAAATCAACGAGAAAATCAAGACGGGAAGGGTCGTCGTGGTAACCGCCGAGGAGATAATTCCCATGGTTGAGGAGAAGGGGGTCGAGGCGGTAGCTAGGGAGGTCGACGTTGTGACCACGGCCACCTTTGGGCCGATGTGCTCGACAGGCGCATTCCTGAATTTCGGGCATTCCGACCCGCCCATAAAGATGACCAGGGTCTGGCTGAACGATGTCCCCGCCTACACAGGGGTCGCAGCTGTTGACGCATATATAGGCGCGACTGAGCTTTCAGAATCGGCTGGTTTCGAGTATGGGGGCGCTCACGTCATTGAGGACCTCATATCCGGCAAGCCGGTTAAGCTGAAGGCCACGGCTTACGGGACGGACTGTTACCCGCGAAGGGAGATCGAGACATACATAACCAGGGATACGATAAACCAGGCTTACCTATTCAACCCGCGAAACGCTTATCAGAATTACTCAGTCGCGGTGAATTCCTCGGATAGGATCATCTACACCTACATGGGAACCCTGCTGCCCAAGCTTGGCAATGCGACTTACTGCAGCGCGGGGCAGCTGAGCCCGCTGCTGAACGACCCTTACTACAGGACCATCGGCATCGGGACGAGGATATTCCTCGGGGGGACTCAGGGTTATGTGGCTTGGGAGGGCACCCAGCACAGCCCATCCGTCTCGCGAACCGAGAAGGGCATCCCGATTGGCGGCGCCGGTACGCTAGCGCTGATAGGGGACCTCAAGCAGATGGACAGGAGGTTCATACGCGCGGCGGTATTCCATAAATACGGTGTCAGCATGTATGTAGGCGTCGGTATACCCATACCGATCCTGGACGAGGAAATGGTCCAGTTTGTATCAGTGAAAGATGAGGATATACATGCTCCTATCGTCGATTATGGCGTCGGAAGGCGGTCGAAGCCGACATACGGCACCGCAAACTACAAGGAGCTGAGAAGCGGTAAGATAACCATAAACGGCAAGGTGGTGCCCACGGCCCCGCTATCCAGCCTCGCCAAGGCCCGTGAGATAGCGGAGACGCTCAAGACCTGGATTCGCGAGGGCAAGTTCTTTGTGCAGCGGCCCGTGCAATCCCTGCCGGCGGAGCAACTGACTAAGCCCCTCGAGATCAGGCAGATGAATGAGTTTAAATGAGTTTAAAGTCGAAGAACAGGGTTCATAGGGCCGAAGGGACCGAACCAGACAATATCGAACCAGACAATATTGAGATTGAGTGGGTGATGAAACTATGGCTAAGAGGAGAATAGTCTTGACGTTCCCACCATCGATGGTCGAGAAGCCCCTTACTTACAGGCTTGTCAAGGATTTTGACCTGGCAATCAATATATTGTATGCAAGGATAGTCCCGAGGGAATCCGGCCGGCTTGTTATAGAGCTCTCGAATAGCTCCGAGGAGAACATCAACGCCGGAAT includes:
- a CDS encoding amino acid permease, whose translation is MGAGLEAVTLVGIWSRKSAEATLKDGAYKKTKLKRNLGAVDLTALGIGAIIGTGIFVLTGVAAARYAGPAVVLSFIVSGIASGLAALSYAELASMVPVAGSAYTYSYVALGEIIAWIIGWDLILEYAVSAGAVAIGWSGYFTDLLKAIGIVLPRWATSSPLMGGVINLPAGLITAIITSLLVFSTRESSHANKFIVAIKLLAVLLFIGIGAFHVKPSNWVPFAPNGWSGIMTGSAIVFFAYIGFDAVSTAAEEVRNPQRDLPTGIIASLGISTILYIIVAGLLTGMVSFKRLDTPAPVAFALLEVGVPWGAAAISVGALAGLTSVLLVTIFAQSRIFFAMSRDGLLPHVFSRVHAKFGTPYIITIVTGTVVALIGMVLPIGMVAELANIGTLTAFILVSIGIMILRKTQPNLRRPFKTPLVPFTPILTIVFCAYLIVSLPRVTWIRFVVWLATGFMVYFFYGRHRSIASREGCS